A stretch of Labilibaculum sp. DW002 DNA encodes these proteins:
- a CDS encoding lysophospholipid acyltransferase family protein, with product MIKILSYPLSVIFYILFLLLLVIFHPIQVISHKLFGYQAHKNSVDVLNFFLMRVVVFLGVRITSLPKCNLPTDRPLIIVSNHQGVYDIPPIVWLFRKHHAKFISKKELAKNIPSVSYNLRHSGAALIDRKNRAQAIPEISKLGDLIAKNNYAACIFPEGTRSKTGQMKKFKAGGIEALLKAAPNSLIVPFVIDGNYQIEKNGMFPLCLGAKVRYKVLDPIEPGNNSAIEITEKVESLIRKELNQ from the coding sequence ATGATCAAGATATTATCATATCCTTTAAGCGTTATATTCTATATCCTATTTTTACTTTTATTGGTTATTTTTCATCCAATACAAGTCATTAGTCATAAGCTTTTCGGATACCAAGCACATAAGAATTCTGTTGACGTTCTAAACTTTTTTTTGATGCGTGTTGTCGTATTTTTAGGCGTAAGAATCACTTCTTTACCAAAATGTAATCTCCCAACCGATCGTCCTTTAATAATCGTTTCAAATCACCAGGGAGTTTATGACATTCCTCCAATTGTTTGGTTGTTTAGAAAACATCACGCAAAGTTTATTTCTAAAAAAGAGCTAGCCAAAAATATTCCTAGTGTTTCTTATAATCTTCGTCATTCGGGAGCTGCTTTAATCGATCGTAAAAATAGAGCACAAGCAATACCTGAAATTTCTAAATTGGGAGATTTAATTGCAAAGAATAATTATGCAGCTTGCATTTTTCCAGAAGGAACTCGCAGCAAAACCGGCCAAATGAAAAAGTTTAAAGCTGGTGGCATTGAGGCTTTGCTTAAAGCTGCTCCAAATTCGCTAATTGTTCCTTTTGTAATAGATGGAAATTATCAAATAGAGAAAAATGGCATGTTTCCTTTGTGTTTAGGAGCAAAAGTACGTTACAAAGTTTTGGATCCAATTGAACCTGGAAACAATTCAGCAATTGAAATAACTGAAAAAGTGGAAAGTTTGATTCGAAAAGAATTGAATCAGTAA
- a CDS encoding patatin-like phospholipase family protein has translation MNEQQEKTALVVEGGAMRGIFAAGVLDQFMEADFNPFETVLGVSAGAINAAAYLAKQKGRNFKVFTDYSLRPEYISWKKFLNGGHLMDLDWSWDITTRDLPISTDILFAENPDFEIGVTMNSDGRSQFIKPDADSLSHVMKASCTVPLFYRKFLKIENEIVSDGGVSAPIPIQRAIEKGATKIMVIRSRPDSFRMKKGLEARLGKFLFRKYPGLVSALQKRPEIYNSAIELIQNPPKNLQIFDVCPPESFQTKRFTQDYDLLVKDYELGRETGRIAIEKWNCK, from the coding sequence ATGAATGAGCAGCAAGAAAAAACAGCACTAGTAGTAGAAGGTGGTGCAATGCGTGGAATTTTTGCCGCTGGAGTGTTAGATCAATTTATGGAAGCTGATTTTAATCCTTTTGAAACGGTTCTAGGTGTTTCTGCAGGTGCGATTAATGCAGCAGCTTATTTGGCAAAACAGAAAGGTCGAAACTTTAAAGTGTTTACGGATTATTCTTTGCGTCCAGAATACATTAGTTGGAAAAAATTTCTGAATGGTGGTCATTTAATGGATTTGGATTGGTCTTGGGACATCACCACGCGAGATTTGCCAATAAGTACTGATATCTTGTTTGCCGAGAATCCTGATTTTGAAATTGGTGTAACCATGAATTCTGACGGTCGCTCACAATTTATAAAACCCGATGCAGATAGTCTTAGTCATGTAATGAAAGCAAGCTGCACGGTTCCTCTTTTTTATCGAAAATTCCTAAAAATAGAGAATGAAATTGTTTCGGATGGTGGAGTGTCTGCACCAATTCCAATTCAAAGAGCAATAGAAAAAGGTGCTACAAAAATAATGGTGATTCGTTCGCGTCCAGATTCTTTTCGAATGAAAAAAGGATTAGAGGCCAGATTAGGGAAATTTCTTTTTCGCAAATATCCTGGACTGGTAAGTGCTTTGCAAAAACGCCCCGAAATATACAATTCAGCTATTGAATTGATTCAAAACCCGCCAAAAAATCTACAAATATTTGATGTTTGTCCTCCAGAAAGTTTCCAAACCAAACGATTTACCCAAGACTATGATTTATTAGTTAAGGATTATGAATTAGGGCGAGAAACGGGTAGAATAGCCATCGAGAAGTGGAATTGCAAATAA
- a CDS encoding TonB-dependent receptor domain-containing protein: MNRLILLISFCVLFTSAKATVPVGNSEIKGGVIKGIVMDNAMDIPVEYATVSVYTMTDSTLIDGTITNGKGEFELQKLKPGKYFVEVSFIGYNKAMVRNIPINKKQKIANLKIVNLRQSTESLNEVVVTSERLPVQYQIDKKVIPVSRQITAASGTAVDVLENVPSVSVDIEGNVSLRGNSNFTVLVDGKPSILDASDILEQMPASVIENIEIITNPSAKYDPEGTAGIINIITKKNTEKGLNGVVNLSLGSQENYNSDFLINYRKKKWNWNFGLDYSNRQFEGTSHTENRTTYEGLTNTVISDGESKMKRSGYGIRTGFDFDINKKNQVSFGFRYGTREMERGSILDYQEFDSNSSDKALYDSKNLWSKEMTFINSNLSYTKKFEGKGHQLATQVSYSRRGSGDEQSTNELKVGNDIVSGKIATEEGPGSRWEIRSDYTLPLGKDSKFEFGYQGQVRSSEADTKQEHYNTAIKAYDYQPLYSHDVTYDRQVHGLYTTYASKIGKFGYQLGFRSEYTNREIDFKGELEKFTIERWDFFPTIHTQMDLGSDNQVMASYTRRIRRPRGYYLEPFVTWSDAYNVRQGNPNLDPEYIDSYELGYMKRFGDQSVSIEAYYKVTHDKIESIRYPWNDQSNVTSGDQSNVMKNTFVNVGNDYSLGIETTLNLSFAKWFKNDLIGNFYHYQEEGDYIITNSADEDIYQDFSTSSYNWSLRNNSTFIIDKATRFQFTANYNSDTNWAQGKREGFFTTSAALKRDFLKRKLSATFQVRDIFGTAKHETLYEGENFYNFSQFNRKSPVFSLKLSFKINNYKVKRGKGNGSGVDVEEFEM; the protein is encoded by the coding sequence ATGAATCGATTAATTCTTTTGATAAGCTTTTGTGTTTTATTTACATCAGCAAAAGCAACTGTACCTGTTGGGAACTCTGAAATTAAAGGAGGAGTAATAAAGGGTATTGTTATGGATAATGCAATGGATATTCCTGTGGAATATGCAACTGTATCAGTTTACACGATGACTGATTCGACATTGATTGACGGAACAATTACCAATGGGAAAGGTGAATTTGAACTCCAAAAGTTAAAACCAGGAAAATACTTTGTTGAAGTTTCATTCATTGGCTATAATAAAGCAATGGTTCGAAATATTCCCATCAACAAAAAACAAAAAATAGCAAATCTGAAAATTGTTAACCTTCGACAATCTACTGAATCATTAAATGAGGTGGTGGTGACATCAGAAAGGTTACCGGTACAATATCAAATTGATAAAAAAGTGATTCCGGTAAGTCGTCAAATTACAGCTGCAAGTGGTACTGCTGTGGATGTTTTGGAGAATGTGCCATCGGTTAGTGTTGATATTGAAGGGAATGTTAGTTTGAGAGGGAATTCGAATTTTACCGTTTTGGTAGATGGTAAACCTTCCATATTAGATGCCTCCGATATCTTAGAGCAAATGCCTGCTAGTGTGATTGAGAACATCGAAATTATCACCAACCCTTCAGCAAAATACGATCCAGAAGGAACTGCAGGTATTATCAATATCATTACAAAAAAGAATACAGAAAAAGGTTTAAATGGTGTTGTTAACCTTAGTTTGGGAAGTCAAGAGAACTACAATAGTGATTTCTTAATAAACTATAGAAAGAAGAAATGGAACTGGAATTTTGGATTGGATTATAGCAATCGACAGTTTGAAGGAACTAGTCATACTGAAAATAGAACTACTTACGAAGGTCTTACCAATACTGTAATATCGGATGGTGAATCTAAAATGAAACGCTCTGGTTATGGAATTAGAACAGGTTTCGATTTTGATATCAATAAGAAAAATCAAGTGTCTTTTGGTTTTAGATATGGAACCAGAGAAATGGAAAGAGGTTCTATTCTCGACTATCAGGAATTTGATAGTAATAGCTCCGATAAAGCATTGTATGATAGCAAAAACTTGTGGAGTAAGGAGATGACCTTTATCAATTCAAACTTATCATATACTAAGAAATTTGAAGGGAAAGGACATCAATTGGCTACTCAGGTGAGTTATTCACGCCGAGGGAGTGGTGATGAGCAATCAACTAATGAGTTAAAAGTTGGGAACGACATTGTTAGTGGAAAAATTGCAACAGAAGAAGGGCCAGGAAGTCGTTGGGAAATCCGTTCAGACTATACTTTGCCTTTGGGTAAGGATTCAAAATTTGAGTTTGGATACCAAGGACAGGTTCGTTCAAGTGAAGCAGATACCAAACAAGAGCACTACAATACAGCTATCAAAGCTTACGATTATCAACCATTGTATAGTCATGATGTAACATACGATCGTCAGGTACATGGATTGTATACAACTTATGCTTCAAAAATTGGCAAGTTTGGTTACCAGCTTGGTTTCAGATCTGAATATACCAATCGCGAAATTGATTTTAAAGGAGAATTAGAGAAGTTTACCATTGAAAGATGGGATTTCTTCCCAACGATTCATACACAAATGGATTTAGGCTCGGATAATCAGGTAATGGCAAGTTATACAAGAAGAATAAGACGTCCTAGAGGATATTACTTAGAGCCTTTTGTAACTTGGAGTGATGCATACAATGTTCGACAAGGTAACCCAAATTTGGATCCTGAGTACATTGACTCATACGAGTTGGGATACATGAAACGATTTGGAGATCAGTCGGTTTCTATTGAGGCCTATTATAAGGTGACGCATGATAAAATTGAAAGTATTAGATATCCCTGGAATGATCAAAGTAATGTTACATCTGGAGATCAGTCTAATGTCATGAAAAATACCTTTGTGAATGTTGGTAATGATTATTCTTTGGGTATTGAGACCACATTAAATTTATCATTTGCGAAATGGTTTAAAAACGATTTAATTGGAAATTTCTATCACTACCAAGAAGAGGGTGATTATATCATAACCAATTCAGCTGATGAAGATATCTATCAGGATTTTTCTACCTCAAGTTACAATTGGAGTTTGAGAAACAACTCAACATTCATTATTGATAAGGCAACTAGATTTCAATTTACAGCCAACTATAATTCCGATACAAATTGGGCACAAGGAAAACGAGAAGGCTTTTTTACAACATCTGCAGCTTTAAAAAGAGATTTTCTTAAGCGAAAATTATCTGCAACTTTTCAGGTTCGCGATATATTTGGAACTGCAAAACATGAGACTTTGTATGAAGGTGAGAACTTCTACAATTTTAGTCAGTTCAATCGCAAATCGCCAGTGTTTAGTTTAAAACTTAGCTTTAAAATCAATAATTATAAAGTGAAAAGAGGAAAAGGAAATGGCAGTGGAGTTGATGTGGAAGAATTTGAAATGTAG
- the nfo gene encoding deoxyribonuclease IV gives MKYIGAHVSAAGGVENAPENAAKIGAKAFALFTKNQRQWTAKPLTDESADLFKENCDKYGYEASQILAHDSYLINLGHPDKLSLEKSRNAFLDEMQRCEKLGLDRLNFHPGSHLKKVSIDECLHTISDSINWALDKTNGVSAVIENTAGQGSNLGFSFEQIAAIIDRVEDQSRVAVCIDTCHVFTAGYDISTKIGFENVFADFERIIGFEYLKGMHLNDSKKELATKVDRHELIGQGFIGLSAFEYLMNDARFNNIPMVLETPNADHWADEIKLLYSLEKK, from the coding sequence ATGAAATATATTGGAGCACATGTGAGTGCAGCTGGAGGAGTAGAAAATGCACCCGAGAATGCAGCTAAAATTGGGGCGAAAGCTTTTGCTCTTTTCACTAAAAATCAAAGGCAATGGACTGCTAAGCCTTTGACGGACGAGAGTGCAGATCTATTTAAAGAGAATTGTGATAAATATGGCTACGAAGCATCTCAGATATTAGCTCACGATAGTTACCTCATTAACTTAGGTCATCCCGATAAGTTATCTCTAGAGAAATCTAGAAATGCATTTTTGGATGAGATGCAACGTTGCGAAAAGTTGGGCTTGGATCGTTTAAACTTTCATCCAGGAAGTCATTTAAAAAAGGTCTCCATTGACGAATGTTTGCATACCATTTCCGATTCGATTAATTGGGCTTTGGATAAAACCAATGGCGTTAGTGCTGTTATTGAAAATACGGCAGGGCAAGGAAGTAATTTAGGCTTTTCATTCGAGCAAATTGCAGCCATCATCGATCGTGTTGAAGATCAATCGAGAGTTGCTGTTTGTATTGATACTTGCCACGTATTCACTGCTGGTTATGATATATCTACAAAAATTGGTTTTGAAAATGTTTTTGCAGATTTTGAGCGTATTATTGGCTTTGAATACTTAAAGGGAATGCATTTAAATGATTCAAAGAAAGAACTGGCTACAAAAGTTGATCGTCACGAATTAATTGGACAAGGGTTTATTGGTCTTTCGGCTTTCGAATATTTAATGAACGATGCTCGTTTCAATAATATTCCAATGGTTCTTGAAACACCAAACGCTGATCATTGGGCTGATGAAATTAAATTACTTTACAGCTTAGAAAAGAAGTGA
- a CDS encoding sulfite exporter TauE/SafE family protein — protein MHDITLIQIILCALVILSAAFIKGMTGFGFALLAVPFLSLLFPMQVLVPAMSLFNLITSLVILFKLQEKIKAYYFIPMFIASLGGIPLGIYALKYINSETLRLLTGILVVLFSIQMLGKVKLAKHFLSLPIVFAGFVSGALTSAISVGGPPLVIAMNRKGYQKDRFRGIFAWFSTFSSFFTTAAFLMKGMIEMESINLALFCIPILFFGSHLGSKFSGKIEPEKFRKIVIGINIVTGSIIVISAVL, from the coding sequence ATGCACGATATTACACTAATTCAAATTATTCTTTGTGCTTTAGTTATTCTTTCTGCTGCTTTTATTAAAGGAATGACGGGGTTTGGATTTGCATTACTTGCTGTACCCTTTCTTTCATTACTTTTCCCTATGCAGGTTCTTGTCCCTGCTATGAGCCTGTTCAATTTAATAACAAGCTTGGTTATTTTGTTTAAGCTACAGGAGAAAATAAAAGCTTATTACTTTATTCCAATGTTTATTGCGAGTTTAGGGGGAATTCCTTTAGGCATTTATGCACTAAAATATATTAACAGTGAAACATTGCGTTTACTAACAGGTATTTTAGTGGTGCTTTTTTCGATTCAAATGCTGGGCAAAGTAAAATTAGCAAAACATTTCCTTTCACTTCCAATTGTATTTGCAGGCTTTGTTAGCGGAGCACTAACCAGTGCTATATCGGTGGGAGGTCCACCTTTGGTTATTGCCATGAATAGAAAAGGATATCAAAAGGATCGCTTCCGAGGTATATTTGCTTGGTTTAGTACTTTTTCTTCTTTTTTTACGACAGCAGCATTTTTAATGAAAGGAATGATAGAGATGGAATCGATTAACCTGGCACTATTCTGCATTCCTATTTTGTTTTTTGGTTCTCATTTAGGCTCCAAGTTTTCTGGAAAAATTGAACCGGAAAAGTTCCGTAAGATTGTAATTGGTATTAACATTGTTACGGGTTCGATAATTGTTATTTCTGCAGTCTTATAA
- a CDS encoding MarC family protein, with protein MNLSFIEIVSASMVLFAVIDIIGSIPIILDLQKKGGKIEAFKASIVALSVLIAFTFLGEKLLGLFGVDISSFAIAGSFILFIMGVEMALGIEIIKYDGPSGVSIVPIAFPLVAGAGSFTTVLALRAEYAMENIIIAIVLNLALVYLVLRSTNLVERFLGEGGIHILRKVFGIILLAISVKLFMTNVAIQIHTLFPFLKEALQH; from the coding sequence ATGAATTTAAGTTTTATCGAAATTGTATCGGCCTCTATGGTGCTCTTCGCAGTAATTGATATTATTGGATCGATTCCTATTATCTTAGATTTACAGAAAAAAGGTGGTAAAATTGAAGCATTCAAAGCTTCAATTGTTGCATTAAGTGTATTAATTGCCTTTACTTTTTTAGGAGAAAAACTTCTTGGCTTATTTGGAGTAGATATTTCGAGTTTTGCTATTGCCGGTTCGTTTATTCTATTCATTATGGGTGTTGAAATGGCTTTAGGTATTGAAATTATTAAATACGATGGTCCAAGTGGAGTTTCCATCGTTCCAATCGCTTTCCCTTTGGTTGCAGGAGCAGGTTCATTCACCACTGTTCTAGCATTACGTGCTGAATATGCAATGGAAAATATCATAATAGCTATTGTTCTCAATTTAGCTCTTGTATATCTGGTACTTCGTTCTACAAATCTAGTTGAACGTTTCCTTGGAGAAGGTGGGATTCATATTTTGCGTAAAGTATTTGGAATTATTCTTTTAGCAATATCCGTAAAGCTATTCATGACAAATGTGGCGATCCAAATACACACCTTATTTCCTTTCTTAAAAGAAGCTCTACAACATTAA
- a CDS encoding methionine-R-sulfoxide reductase, producing MKNYIILIGLILFISNNLVAQKAMTKDKYNKLTADEKRVIIDKGTEYPGTGKHLKNKAVGIYTCKQCDAELYRSDSKFDSQCGWPSFDDEIEGAVKHIPDADGRRTEIVCSNCDGHLGHVFKGEGFTKKNTRHCVNSISLNFKHTDDPEKK from the coding sequence ATGAAGAATTATATCATATTAATAGGACTGATCCTTTTCATTAGTAATAATCTTGTAGCACAAAAAGCGATGACCAAAGATAAATACAACAAACTTACCGCAGACGAAAAGAGGGTTATTATTGATAAAGGGACAGAATATCCGGGAACGGGAAAGCATTTAAAAAATAAAGCCGTAGGCATTTATACCTGTAAACAATGCGATGCAGAATTGTACCGGTCGGACAGTAAGTTTGATTCGCAATGTGGTTGGCCAAGTTTCGACGATGAAATTGAAGGAGCCGTTAAACACATTCCCGATGCTGATGGAAGACGAACAGAAATTGTTTGCTCTAATTGTGATGGACATCTTGGACATGTTTTTAAAGGAGAAGGATTTACCAAGAAAAACACCAGGCATTGTGTGAATAGCATATCCTTGAATTTCAAGCATACGGATGATCCAGAAAAGAAATAG
- a CDS encoding alpha/beta fold hydrolase yields MGRRIKKGVFITSFTLFCIVGILVLSFQIFKAQFDAKKVLREMHSKNVFPTSTMIPYYEDEIHATYVGDLSKPKVVLIHGSPGYWYDFKNIFTDQNLLDNYCIISYDRPGYGKTSVSVKKRLSDQAKIAEAVMNHFAKDEEKFTVLGHSYGGAVLEQTILDYQDKISHAIYIAPCLSPEFQKAKWYNLLVSGGLPNKIMPHELRISNLEMLALEEDLGKNEKRLKEIHIPTTYIQGKKDILVPYQTQEYYLKHHKNVNYSLLEDQDHFIPWSNPDLIIKAIQEKPFIGSVEQKGKELQKVLAK; encoded by the coding sequence ATGGGGAGAAGGATTAAAAAAGGGGTATTTATTACAAGTTTTACACTGTTTTGTATTGTAGGAATTCTTGTATTGTCATTTCAAATATTTAAAGCTCAATTTGACGCTAAAAAAGTGCTAAGAGAGATGCACTCAAAAAATGTATTTCCTACAAGTACAATGATACCTTACTACGAAGATGAAATTCATGCTACTTATGTAGGTGATCTCTCCAAGCCAAAAGTAGTATTGATTCATGGTTCGCCAGGATATTGGTACGATTTCAAAAATATTTTCACAGATCAAAATTTATTGGATAATTATTGCATAATTTCCTATGACAGACCAGGATACGGAAAAACTAGTGTTTCTGTAAAAAAGCGACTTTCAGATCAGGCGAAAATCGCTGAGGCTGTTATGAATCATTTTGCAAAAGATGAAGAAAAGTTTACGGTTTTGGGGCATTCCTATGGCGGAGCTGTTCTAGAACAAACCATTCTTGATTATCAAGATAAAATAAGTCATGCAATTTATATAGCGCCTTGTCTTTCTCCTGAATTTCAAAAAGCCAAATGGTACAATTTATTGGTTTCAGGAGGTTTGCCGAACAAAATCATGCCACATGAATTACGTATTAGTAATTTGGAAATGCTGGCCTTGGAAGAAGATTTAGGTAAAAATGAAAAGAGATTAAAGGAAATACATATACCCACAACATACATACAAGGAAAAAAAGACATTTTGGTACCTTATCAAACACAAGAGTATTATCTGAAACATCATAAAAACGTGAACTACAGTCTACTTGAAGATCAAGATCACTTTATTCCTTGGTCGAACCCTGATCTTATTATTAAGGCAATTCAAGAAAAGCCATTCATTGGCTCAGTTGAACAAAAAGGTAAAGAATTACAAAAAGTATTGGCTAAGTAA
- a CDS encoding response regulator: protein MNNTQNKLILVVEDEEFNRIYFEELLNQIHCDVIVANNGLEAIEICQNNDAIDLILMDIKMPLMDGYEATKEIKKIRPNLPIIAQTAFALLGDKNKSLENGCDDYISKPVKKDVLINLIRKYLP, encoded by the coding sequence ATGAATAACACACAAAACAAACTAATTCTCGTTGTTGAAGACGAAGAATTCAACAGAATCTATTTTGAAGAATTACTAAATCAGATTCACTGTGATGTAATAGTTGCAAATAACGGACTTGAAGCCATCGAAATTTGTCAAAACAATGACGCCATTGATTTAATTTTAATGGATATAAAAATGCCATTAATGGATGGCTACGAAGCAACGAAAGAAATTAAAAAAATACGCCCGAATCTTCCAATTATTGCCCAAACAGCTTTTGCTTTACTTGGAGACAAAAATAAGTCATTGGAAAATGGTTGCGATGATTATATCTCAAAACCTGTAAAAAAGGACGTACTGATTAATTTGATCAGAAAATATCTACCTTAA
- a CDS encoding CatA-like O-acetyltransferase: MKEININEWARKEQYHFFKDFMDPIMGATSNIECTQLFLSSKEKNESFFIHYMHKALMAINKISEFKLRIVNDKVVQYPVINGTTTVFKENKTFAFCYFQYHENFKDFYQETEKALLIAKNSKQLEDKPIMDLIHVSVIPWRSFTCIKHPRTEGNTDSIPKIVFGKVFKNANNYYMPVSVEAHHALVDGYHVCDFFNQFEKLMTKP, encoded by the coding sequence ATGAAAGAAATTAACATCAACGAATGGGCAAGAAAGGAACAATATCATTTCTTCAAGGACTTTATGGATCCAATTATGGGTGCAACATCAAACATTGAATGCACACAGTTGTTTCTTAGCTCTAAAGAAAAAAATGAGTCATTTTTTATTCACTACATGCACAAAGCTTTAATGGCTATAAATAAGATATCTGAATTTAAACTGCGCATAGTCAATGATAAAGTTGTACAATACCCTGTTATTAATGGTACAACAACTGTTTTTAAGGAGAACAAAACATTTGCATTTTGCTACTTTCAGTATCATGAAAACTTTAAGGACTTTTATCAAGAAACAGAAAAGGCACTGCTAATCGCAAAAAACTCTAAACAATTGGAAGACAAACCCATCATGGATCTCATTCATGTTTCGGTAATTCCATGGAGAAGCTTTACTTGTATAAAACATCCTAGAACCGAAGGAAATACCGATTCCATTCCTAAAATTGTGTTCGGTAAAGTATTTAAAAATGCAAATAATTATTACATGCCGGTTAGTGTAGAAGCACACCACGCTCTTGTTGATGGTTATCATGTTTGTGATTTCTTTAATCAATTTGAAAAATTAATGACTAAACCTTGA
- a CDS encoding putative signal transducing protein encodes MTDDTNIICVFTGSLVDVKYYQERLEEIGISSMFRDDFRSGTIVGIGGVPDSVELFVEIPDEEKAQKCIENLQKEE; translated from the coding sequence ATGACTGACGATACTAACATTATTTGCGTATTTACAGGATCACTTGTAGATGTAAAATATTATCAAGAGAGATTAGAAGAAATTGGAATATCTTCAATGTTTAGGGATGACTTTAGATCAGGAACAATTGTTGGTATTGGTGGAGTGCCAGATTCTGTAGAATTATTTGTCGAAATTCCTGATGAGGAAAAAGCACAAAAATGCATAGAGAATCTTCAAAAAGAAGAATAA
- a CDS encoding transporter: MRKKITYIAIALLFSGFLKAQEKTEMVTDRPDQTESASVVPLRGFQLETGFSFERYDSYTNNTSYNSTLLRYGLFERVELRMGLEYLGVSQSFDGMDFDENGFGPISVGAKFFLREEADGLPQLAFLTTLSIPKTGAEVFENKNLGADFRLNGEYTLNEAMSFGANLGVQWSGVEGDDSAVGIYTAVIGMNLSEKIGAFAELYGFLPSEGKNDHRWDGGLTYAVNEDIQLDFSTGVGLSKVSPDFFISLGLSIRMP, encoded by the coding sequence ATGAGAAAAAAAATAACATATATAGCCATTGCTTTACTTTTTTCAGGCTTTTTGAAAGCTCAGGAAAAAACTGAAATGGTAACAGATCGTCCAGACCAAACAGAGTCAGCATCTGTAGTACCGCTCCGTGGATTTCAACTGGAAACAGGGTTTTCTTTTGAGCGATATGATTCATACACCAATAATACAAGCTATAATTCAACATTGTTGCGTTATGGTTTATTTGAAAGAGTTGAATTACGAATGGGATTGGAGTACCTTGGCGTTTCACAATCATTTGATGGAATGGATTTTGATGAGAACGGTTTTGGTCCAATTTCAGTAGGAGCTAAGTTCTTTTTAAGAGAAGAAGCGGATGGTTTACCTCAATTGGCTTTTTTAACTACTTTATCGATTCCAAAAACAGGAGCTGAAGTATTCGAAAATAAAAATTTAGGTGCTGATTTCCGTTTAAATGGCGAATATACACTAAATGAAGCGATGTCCTTTGGAGCTAATTTAGGTGTACAGTGGAGTGGAGTAGAAGGAGATGATTCTGCTGTAGGGATTTATACCGCAGTGATTGGAATGAACCTTTCTGAAAAAATTGGAGCCTTTGCTGAACTGTATGGGTTTCTTCCAAGTGAGGGGAAAAATGATCATCGTTGGGATGGTGGTTTAACCTATGCTGTAAATGAAGATATTCAACTTGATTTTTCTACTGGAGTAGGATTAAGTAAGGTTTCTCCAGATTTTTTTATTAGCTTAGGCTTATCAATTCGAATGCCATAA
- a CDS encoding cupin domain-containing protein: MLQKAISDKISVSAIQKEQIYSNNSFESLIVSVEKGMIVPEQPAPANAVLYVIFGKMQFEIDGRTSIVESDDLFTFSKGQMHGLKAILDSKFLISRTIE; the protein is encoded by the coding sequence ATGTTACAAAAAGCAATATCCGATAAAATTTCGGTTTCAGCCATTCAAAAAGAACAAATTTATTCTAATAATTCCTTTGAGAGCCTTATCGTCTCTGTTGAAAAAGGAATGATTGTTCCTGAACAACCAGCGCCTGCAAATGCTGTACTTTATGTTATTTTTGGTAAAATGCAATTTGAAATTGATGGTCGAACCTCCATTGTTGAATCTGATGACTTATTTACCTTTTCGAAAGGGCAAATGCATGGTTTAAAAGCCATTTTAGATTCTAAATTCCTGATTTCAAGAACCATTGAATAA